One segment of Panicum virgatum strain AP13 chromosome 3K, P.virgatum_v5, whole genome shotgun sequence DNA contains the following:
- the LOC120699757 gene encoding serine/threonine-protein kinase PBS1-like isoform X1 has translation MVKGTHGGKLKDGAGAAASSGSGVAAEASTSTAAMAETSRTAAARRQPPSGVVRRGRLSPSALSVAVFLSKKGKLVRKKAGNASGLNRLGSVLADPCVQSHRFTLAELRKITHDFSDEQLLGEGAFGKVYKFKFKQGVLQNGDTIAVKRLKLTMEVIHQDKQYENEARHLMRLKHPNIVQLVGYCSATEKKLVRHNGIFVYAEKFERLLCLEYLPKGNLCGHLSDESSGLDWSTRYKIIEGICYGLHYLHEEWQDTPIIHMDLKPANIMLDGNMVPKIADFGLSRLFGEDQTRTCTSNCKGTRGYMAPEYIDKGIITKKLDIFSLGVIIIEIMTGRKDYPLDETETSSQQYIELVLNKWRHRPRKAPGYTSGDIDYEQIKRCIQIGLLCVKKDEVKRPTISQIIKMLDGTEGAEVECIDERKDCTSSNRRTFSSSCPENGTTNAYSSSTPDEAFSSDKLAAQDGDDSDYEVFRVKRRSTIVLEKRCSEDVTTNLTENQVLRRLKKGLKKARSDDRKERMATEVSFGTRSDSLHIKSHCIDSVSGNRDNFVNGTKLKMIHQLVVNTVEDEVRFSQKSNGCSYQPPSVDLGPKRVKIRLRKEHNF, from the exons ATGGTCAAGGGCACCCACGGGGGCAAACTGAAAGATGGTGCCGGTGCTGCTGCCTCCTCCGGCAGTGGTGTGGCGGCCGAGGCATCCACCAGCACGGCTGCTATGGCTGAAACCTCAAGAACAGCAGCGGCACGGCGACAACCTCCGAGCGGTGTGGTGAGGAGAGGGCGTCTATCTCCTTCGGCTTTGTCTGTTGCTGTGTTTCTATCGAAGAAGGGGAAACTTGTGCGAAAAAAGGCAGGCAACGCAAGCGGACTGAATAGGCTGGGGAGCGTGTTAGCGGATCCATGTGTACAATCACACAGATTTACACTAGCAGAGTTGAGAAAGATCACACATGATTTCTCTGATGAGCAACTACTTGGCGAAGGCGCTTTCGGCAAGGTGTATAAG TTTAAATTTAAACAGGGAGTCCTACAAAATGGGGATACAATTGCTGTGAAGAGGCTGAAGTTGACAATGGAAGTAATTCATCAGGATAAGCAATATGAGAATGAAGCCCGCCATCTGATGAGGCTTAAACACCCAAATATAGTGCAACTTGTAGGCTACTGTTCTGCAACAGAGAAGAAACTTGTGCGACACAACGGGATATTCGTTTACGCTGAGAAGTTTGAAAGGTTGCTTTGCTTGGAGTACCTGCCTAAAGGAAACCTTTGTGGGCATCTTTCAG ATGAATCTTCCGGACTTGACTGGAGCACCCGCTACAAAATTATTGAGGGAATTTGCTATGGTTTACATTATCTTCATGAGGAGTGGCAAGATACCCCTATAATTCACATGGACCTGAAACCTGCAAACATAATGCTTGATGGCAATATGGTGCCAAAAATTGCAGATTTCGGTTTGTCCAGGCTCTTTGGTGAAGATCAAACTCGAACATGCACTAGCAATTGTAAGGGAACAAG GGGTTACATGGCTCCAGAATACATAGACAAGGGTATAATCACAAAAAAGTTAGACATATTCAGCTTGGGGGTGATAATCATAGAAATAATGACGGGGCGCAAGGACTACCCTCTTGATGAGACCGAAACATCATCCCAGCAATATATTGAGCTT GTGCTTAACAAATGGAGACATAGGCCCAGAAAAGCACCAGGGTATACATCTGGAGATATTGATTACGAACAAATAAAAAGGTGCATTCAGATTGGTCTACTCTGTGTGAAAAAAGATGAGGTGAAAAGGCCAACAATAAGCCAAATTATCAAGATGCTTGATGGAACAGAAGGTGCAGAAGTAGAATGCATCGACGAAAGAAAG GATTGTACTAGTTCGAACCGAAGAACCTTCTCTAGCTCATGTCCAGAAAATGGAACAACTAATGCTTATTCTTCATCTACTCCTGATGAAGCATTCTCATCTGACAAATTGGCTGCACAAGATGGTGATGATTCTGACTATGAGGTATTTAGAGTCAAGAGACGGTCTACCATAGTTCTGGAGAAAAGATGTTCAGAAGATGTAACAACAAATTTAACTGAGAATCag GTTTTGAGACGGTTAAAGAAAGGGTTAAAGAAAGCCCGTTCAGATGACAGAAAAGAGAGGATGGCAACAGAAGTATCCTTTGGTACAAGAAGTGACAGTCTGCATATTAAATCACATTGCATTGACTCTGTTTCTGGAAACAGAGATAACTTTGTCAATGGAACCAAATTGAAGATGATACATCAGTTAGTTGTAAATACTGTGGAAGATGAAGTCCGTTTCAGCCAGAAATCTAATGGTTGCAGTTACCAACCCCCATCTGTAGATCTTGGGCCAAAACGCGTGAAAATTCGCCTTCGGAAGGAGCACAATTTCTGA
- the LOC120699757 gene encoding serine/threonine-protein kinase PBS1-like isoform X2, protein MVKGTHGGKLKDGAGAAASSGSGVAAEASTSTAAMAETSRTAAARRQPPSGVVRRGRLSPSALSVAVFLSKKGKLVRKKAGNASGLNRLGSVLADPCVQSHRFTLAELRKITHDFSDEQLLGEGAFGKVYKGVLQNGDTIAVKRLKLTMEVIHQDKQYENEARHLMRLKHPNIVQLVGYCSATEKKLVRHNGIFVYAEKFERLLCLEYLPKGNLCGHLSDESSGLDWSTRYKIIEGICYGLHYLHEEWQDTPIIHMDLKPANIMLDGNMVPKIADFGLSRLFGEDQTRTCTSNCKGTRGYMAPEYIDKGIITKKLDIFSLGVIIIEIMTGRKDYPLDETETSSQQYIELVLNKWRHRPRKAPGYTSGDIDYEQIKRCIQIGLLCVKKDEVKRPTISQIIKMLDGTEGAEVECIDERKDCTSSNRRTFSSSCPENGTTNAYSSSTPDEAFSSDKLAAQDGDDSDYEVFRVKRRSTIVLEKRCSEDVTTNLTENQVLRRLKKGLKKARSDDRKERMATEVSFGTRSDSLHIKSHCIDSVSGNRDNFVNGTKLKMIHQLVVNTVEDEVRFSQKSNGCSYQPPSVDLGPKRVKIRLRKEHNF, encoded by the exons ATGGTCAAGGGCACCCACGGGGGCAAACTGAAAGATGGTGCCGGTGCTGCTGCCTCCTCCGGCAGTGGTGTGGCGGCCGAGGCATCCACCAGCACGGCTGCTATGGCTGAAACCTCAAGAACAGCAGCGGCACGGCGACAACCTCCGAGCGGTGTGGTGAGGAGAGGGCGTCTATCTCCTTCGGCTTTGTCTGTTGCTGTGTTTCTATCGAAGAAGGGGAAACTTGTGCGAAAAAAGGCAGGCAACGCAAGCGGACTGAATAGGCTGGGGAGCGTGTTAGCGGATCCATGTGTACAATCACACAGATTTACACTAGCAGAGTTGAGAAAGATCACACATGATTTCTCTGATGAGCAACTACTTGGCGAAGGCGCTTTCGGCAAGGTGTATAAG GGAGTCCTACAAAATGGGGATACAATTGCTGTGAAGAGGCTGAAGTTGACAATGGAAGTAATTCATCAGGATAAGCAATATGAGAATGAAGCCCGCCATCTGATGAGGCTTAAACACCCAAATATAGTGCAACTTGTAGGCTACTGTTCTGCAACAGAGAAGAAACTTGTGCGACACAACGGGATATTCGTTTACGCTGAGAAGTTTGAAAGGTTGCTTTGCTTGGAGTACCTGCCTAAAGGAAACCTTTGTGGGCATCTTTCAG ATGAATCTTCCGGACTTGACTGGAGCACCCGCTACAAAATTATTGAGGGAATTTGCTATGGTTTACATTATCTTCATGAGGAGTGGCAAGATACCCCTATAATTCACATGGACCTGAAACCTGCAAACATAATGCTTGATGGCAATATGGTGCCAAAAATTGCAGATTTCGGTTTGTCCAGGCTCTTTGGTGAAGATCAAACTCGAACATGCACTAGCAATTGTAAGGGAACAAG GGGTTACATGGCTCCAGAATACATAGACAAGGGTATAATCACAAAAAAGTTAGACATATTCAGCTTGGGGGTGATAATCATAGAAATAATGACGGGGCGCAAGGACTACCCTCTTGATGAGACCGAAACATCATCCCAGCAATATATTGAGCTT GTGCTTAACAAATGGAGACATAGGCCCAGAAAAGCACCAGGGTATACATCTGGAGATATTGATTACGAACAAATAAAAAGGTGCATTCAGATTGGTCTACTCTGTGTGAAAAAAGATGAGGTGAAAAGGCCAACAATAAGCCAAATTATCAAGATGCTTGATGGAACAGAAGGTGCAGAAGTAGAATGCATCGACGAAAGAAAG GATTGTACTAGTTCGAACCGAAGAACCTTCTCTAGCTCATGTCCAGAAAATGGAACAACTAATGCTTATTCTTCATCTACTCCTGATGAAGCATTCTCATCTGACAAATTGGCTGCACAAGATGGTGATGATTCTGACTATGAGGTATTTAGAGTCAAGAGACGGTCTACCATAGTTCTGGAGAAAAGATGTTCAGAAGATGTAACAACAAATTTAACTGAGAATCag GTTTTGAGACGGTTAAAGAAAGGGTTAAAGAAAGCCCGTTCAGATGACAGAAAAGAGAGGATGGCAACAGAAGTATCCTTTGGTACAAGAAGTGACAGTCTGCATATTAAATCACATTGCATTGACTCTGTTTCTGGAAACAGAGATAACTTTGTCAATGGAACCAAATTGAAGATGATACATCAGTTAGTTGTAAATACTGTGGAAGATGAAGTCCGTTTCAGCCAGAAATCTAATGGTTGCAGTTACCAACCCCCATCTGTAGATCTTGGGCCAAAACGCGTGAAAATTCGCCTTCGGAAGGAGCACAATTTCTGA